From Gopherus flavomarginatus isolate rGopFla2 chromosome 16, rGopFla2.mat.asm, whole genome shotgun sequence, a single genomic window includes:
- the LOC127035319 gene encoding retinol dehydrogenase 8-like produces the protein MSCRNVLLTGCSSGIGLALAVRLAKDELKRFRVIATMRNLDKREALEKQAGPALDKTLEIRQMDVTSEESIRRCVEGIPQRRVDVLVNNAGMGMIGPVESQSVAAMKSLFDTNFFGLVRLVREIFPDMKRQRRGHIVVMSSVLGLQGLIFNDIYSASKFAVEGFCESLALQALKFGVNISLIEPGPVVTEFERKLYEEAACMDLSAVDQETLDIFQGFYMAYSKEVFTVLGQSPDEVAEHTAKVIMAEKPPFRYQTNSLYTPMTTLKHADPTGNLPLNAFHQMIFQHDRLFKASLSLLKMLQWRKRRDVSYNKSP, from the exons ATGTCCTGCAGGAACGTGCTGCTGACTGGCTGCTCCTCTGGGATCGGGCTGGCTCTGGCCGTCCGGCTAGCTAAAGATGAGCTGAAGAGATTCCGAG TCATCGCCACCATGAGGAACCTGGACAAGCGGGAGGCCTTGGAGAAGCAGGCGGGGCCGGCACTGGACAAGACCCTGGAAATCCGCCAGATGGACGTGACCAGCGAGGAATCCATCCGGCGCTGCGTGGAGGGCATTCCCCAGCGGAGAGTGGACGTGCTCG TGAACAACGCGGGGATGGGCATGATCGGGCCGGTGGAGAGCCAGAGCGTCGCTGCCATGAAGAGTCTCTTTGACACCAACTTCTTTGGGCTGGTGCGGCTGGTGCGCGAAATCTTCCCCGACATGAAGCGCCAGCGCCGGGGCCACATCGTGGTGATGAGCAGCGTGCTGGGACTGCAAG gcctcatCTTCAACGACATCTACTCCGCCTCCAAGTTCGCTGTGGAGGGTTTCTGTGAGAGCTTGGCCCTGCAGGCGCTAAAGTTCGGAGTGAA catCAGCCTGATCGAACCTGGACCGGTGGTGACCGAGTTCGAAAGGAAACTCTACGAAGAAGCCGCCTGCATGGACCTGTCTGCCGTTGACCAGGAGACATTGGATATATTCCAAGGCTTCTACATGGCCTATTCCAAGGAAGTCTTCACGGTGCTGGGGCAGTCGCCGGACGAGGTGGCTGAG CACACGGCCAAGGTGATCATGGCAGAGAAGCCGCCTTTTCGCTACCAGACCAACAGCCTCTACACGCCCATGACCACCCTGAAACACGCCGACCCCACCGGGAACCTGCCTCTGAATGCCTTCCACCAGATGATCTTCCAGCACGACCGGCTCTTCAAAGCCAGCCTCAGCCTCCTCAAGATGCTGcagtggaggaagaggagggacgTGTCCTATAACAAGTCTCCTTGA